Proteins from a single region of Trichoderma asperellum chromosome 3, complete sequence:
- a CDS encoding uncharacterized protein (EggNog:ENOG41), whose amino-acid sequence MGIPHLITTLERYASDKTLQSQTVVIDGPALAYHVLHICRIRGASQPSYSLLGRVVIDWLDRLKDQRVDIRAIYFDGYLPESKRPVRMERVIKVTSRLNIFYSANPTACPRKHVVPSNDLSLDTNHPARFTDKTSLDPAFLVPAVIDAIRSNENYRDKLSIVPGEADAYCAVDAARHGGTILTSDSDLLAHNIGNGKVVFFRDIYENASSKLACTEYAPREIYTKLGLDKSADPCRLGYERMRSPNATLPLLLKACSNRIVDAVDYDHFRQQYIQHESAQLPRLIGGDLLSLKALDPRVSEVLLQIGQAPKTKVAQEKVKIFLPSLIENPNRGTSWDASAPIRQLAYTAACRYIPCRCSISVEEYRRVQNVDQKGREILLFTNDEANIAVNELLALMRRIKETQIPPEHFWTLLSMVLDIIECNQLGKSSHTLITLQRDNSNLATSGDKVSWDTIHFSAHIQAGYYSLRILSQVLTSVILENNSTDNLTLSLIQLRSLLSELPPLSEFPDVGTLSDFLKASKEVQILRILSDFTVFEQESSQEPANARHQTQERKQDKRGGNPNGVNKKQNKKKSDAKRGNMFNVLSTDI is encoded by the exons ATGGGAATTCCTCACTTGATCACAACTTTGGAGCGCTATGCTTCAGACAAGACTCTGCAGAGTCAAACGGTGGTCATTGATGGCCCAGCTCTAGCATATCATGTCCTTCATATTTGCAGAATTCGAGGCGCCAGCCAACCGTCATATAGCCTTCTTGGCCGAGTCGTCATAGACTGGCTGGATCGGCTAAAGGATCAGCGAGTAGACAT TCGAGCCATATATTTCGATGGCTACCTGCCAGAGTCTAAACGGCCAGTACGCATGGAGAGGGTGATCAAAGTAACTTCCCGgcttaatatattctacTCTGCCAACCCTACAGCTTGCCCCCGTAAGCATGTAGTTCCATCAAATGACTTATCTCTGGACACGAACCACCCAGCAAGATTCACAGACAAGACTTCTCTTGATCCAGCATTCCTAGTGCCTGCAGTCATTGATGCCATCCGGAGCAATGAAAATTACCGAGACAAACTATCCATTGTTCCAGGAGAGGCTGACGCTTACTGCGCTGTGGACGCGGCGAGGCATGGCGGTACAATCCTTACATCTGATTCCGACCTCCTTGCCCACAATATTGGCAACGGCAAAGTTGTGTTCTTCCGGGATATCTATGAGAATGCGAGCTCGAAGCTGGCCTGCACCGAATATGCTCCTCGTGAAATCTATACAAAGCTCGGCTTAGACAAGTCTGCTGACCCCTGTCGGCTGGGTTATGAACGCATGCGATCCCCTAATGCCACCCTTCCTTTGTTATTAAAGGCCTGCTCGAATCGCATAGTAGACGCCGTGGACTATGATCATTTCCGACAACAATATATCCAACACGAAAGTGCTCAGCTGCCACGGCTGATCGGAGGTGACCTGCTATCACTGAAAGCTCTTGACCCGAGAGTCTCCGAGGTACTTCTTCAGATTGGCCAGGCGCCCAAAACCAAAGTTGCCCAAGAGAAGGTCaaaatttttcttccttctctaaTTGAGAATCCCAACAGAGGAACTTCTTGGGATGCAAGCGCGCCTATAAGGCAGTTGGCATATACAGCAGCATGCCGCTATATTCCATGCCGGTGCTCCATTTCGGTCGAAGAATATAGAAGGGTGCAGAACGTCGATCAAAAAGGACGCGAAATCCTGTTATTCACGAATGATGAGGCGAATATTGCAGTCAATGAACTTCTGGCGCTTATGAGACGAATAAAAGAAACTCAAATACCGCCGGAGCATTTCTGGACTCTGTTATCCATGGTATTAGATATCATAGAATGCAACCAACTTGGTAAAAGTTCACATACTTTGATTACGCTTCAACGGGACAATAGCAATTTGGCCACTTCAGGAGACAAAGTCTCATGGGACACAATTCATTTCTCTGCACATATACAAGCTGGATACTACTCTCTTCGCATTTTGAGCCAAGTGCTCACTTCCGTTATTCTCGAAAACAACAGCACAGACAATCTGACTCTCAGCCTCATCCAGCTCCGCAGCCTTTTATCAGAACTGCCCCCTCTCTCCGAATTTCCAGATGTTGGTACGCTGTCCGATTTTCTAAAGGCATCAAAAGAGGTCCAAATATTGCGTATTTTATCAGATTTTACAGTTTTTGAGCAGGAGTCTTCTCAAGAGCCTGCGAATGCTCGCCATCAAACACAGGAGAGGAAACAAGACAAGCGCGGAGGAAATCCAAATGGCGTTAAcaagaagcaaaataaaaagaaaagcgatGCAAAGAGAGGAAACATGTTTAATGTTCTCTCCACAGACATATAG
- a CDS encoding uncharacterized protein (EggNog:ENOG41~TransMembrane:14 (i58-83o95-118i125-145o151-171i183-206o212-232i253-270o282-305i326-348o360-380i392-415o421-445i466-485o527-549i)) — MPTPCETAHADAEDESTESVRMSNITQALRSLSQDISSLEIHMRSCETPETSMSIKRFGLVCFGVCPGLLLSIMDSSVLAASLYRMGVDFQEHSLINWVVLAYTLGYTGFIVTSTVLSDIVGQRCALLLFYSLFLAFSAACGFAKDVNQLILFRTFQGIGGSGLYALPILILTQHSPPRMRQYIGSIVGATIATAGVLGPVIGGLLTQYLDWRWIFLINIPICSIGMATFYFSWPRKMQTGYAQLRSWKQFDIIGAVLGIAASALVVFALENAGESEAWGDVKFIVPLILGLFSWITLFLWSNFVDTSLSQTVVSVFPMTLFKIRHYARTTLTTLFAGCPYLLLIYSIPIRMQVVSGKSPLVAGLALLPMLGTVALGSIISGKLNASASNLTLTLTMRTGTSLMASGCGFLGLTKGSKDDAIVLGLVTMVGFGFGLCTSAATNMISVVVPMKQRASAHGILAQARILGGSFGVAVSTACLHHFVINRLADILPADELGSFDGDMTHFKGGSLEAIQSAFVAAFNRSVVLATAGCWVAVFSTFFGCPITWKGVKHQNIVEQIAIMRATVDRLQNETQLRIDGQISI; from the exons ATGCCGACACCCTGTGAAACAGCACACGCCGATGCCGAAGATGAATCAACGGAGAGTGTGAGAATGTCTAATATAACTCAGGCTCTGAGAAGTCTATCGCAGGACATTTCGTCGCTGGAAATACATATGCGGAGCTGTGAAACTCCGGAGACGAGCATGTCGATAAAACGATTCGGGCTCGTATGCTTTGG AGTTTGCCCAGGCTTGTTGCTGTCCATCATGGACTCATCCGTACTTGCGGCGAGCTTGTATCGCATGGGAGTCGACTTCCAAGAGCACAGTTTGATCAACTGGGTGGTCCTAGCATATACTCTGGGCTATACTGGTTTTATCGTTACATCCACAGTCCTCTCAGATATCGTCGGACAGCGCTGTGCTCTCTTGCTTTTCTATTCTCTGTTCTTGGCATTCTCTGCTGCGTGTGGATTTGCTAAAGATGTGAATCAACTGATATTATTCCGGACGTTTCAAGGAATCGGCGGCTCAG GGCTCTATGCCTTACCCATCCTGATACTGACACAACATAGCCCACCTCGGATGCGTCAGTATATTGGCAGCATTGTTGGGGCGACTATTGCAACTGCGGGCGTTCTGGGCCCTGTTATTGGCGGGCTACTCACCCAGTACCTAGACTGGCGGTGGATCTTTTTGATCAA TATTCCGATTTGCTCCATTGGCATGGCCACTTTCTATTTCAGTTGGCCTCGAAAAATGCAGACGGGATATGCTCAGCTTCGATCGTGGAAGCAATTTGACATCATTGGTGCCGTACTGGGTATCGCAGCTTCGGCCCTCGTTGTATTCGCGCTCGAAAACGCCGGCGAGTCAGAGGCCTGGGGGGATGTGAAATTTATTGTACCGCTAATTCTTGGCTTGTTTTCTTGGATAACACTTTTCTTGTGGTCAAACTTCGTTGATACAAGCCTTTCTCAAACCGTCGTCTCAGTTTTTCCCATGACATTATTCAAAATTCGACACTACGCAAGAACCACCTTGACAACTTTATTTGCAGGTTGCCCATATCTACTTTTGATATACTCGATTCCCATCAGGATGCAAGTCGTTAGCGGTAAAAGTCCGCTCGTCGCTGGGCTGGCATTACTCCCTATGTTAGGCACAGTCGCGCTCGGAAGCATTATCAGTGGAAAACTGAATGCGTCAGCAAGCaatctcactctcactctaaCTATGCGTACCGGCACATCATTAATGGCTAGTGGATGCGGATTCCTTGGATTAACAAAAGGGTCCAAGGACGATGCAATAGTACTTGGACTTGTTACCATGGTTGGTTTTGGATTTGGACTCTGTACATCAGCGGCGACCAACATGATTAGTGTGGTAGTGCCTATGAAACAGCGGG CATCCGCTCATGGCATTCTTGCCCAAGCAAGAATACTGGGAGGAAGCTTCGGCGTAGCAGTTTCGACAGCGTGTCTTCATCACTTTGTCATAAATCGACTTGCAGATATCCTCCCCGCTGATGAGCTTGGTTCCTTTGATGGAGACATGACACATTTTAAAGGGGGTAGCTTAGAGGCAATCCAGTCGGCATTTGTCGCGGCCTTTAACCGGAGTGTTGTATTAGCCACAGCAGGATGCTGGGTCGCGGTTTTCTCGACCTTTTTTGGTTGTCCAATCACCTGGAAAGGCGTGAAACATCAGAACATCGTGGAACAGATTGCAATTATGCGAGCAACTGTGGATAGGTTGCAAAATGAAACGCAACTAAGGATTGATGGACAAATATCGATCTAG
- a CDS encoding uncharacterized protein (BUSCO:EOG092D23JK): protein MTEILAQTPPILHGPSDKERKYDRQLRLWAASGQAALEAANILLINSGPGTAGIETLKNLVLPGIGKFTIADNALVQEVDLGVNFFLDESSLGKSRAQCCTELLLELNPEVDGSWNSTVTDTASLQKLLDVPEIFTMIMYSLPLQPEMIQAIETYGRQHGTPLVAIHSVGFYSYFRIALPGTFPIVDTHPDETATTDLRLLSPWPELSEFASEMTKDIENLDHHEHGHIPMVVILLYYLNIWKEEHNGAYPTAYSEKTAFRELVSKAMRRDNPEGGEENFEEAVAAVMKHVVAPSVPSSLKQVFEYEHNDEQQSKSSFWIIAEALKQFYAEHQRLPVAGGLPDMKAQSNVYIRLQNIYKEKARQDANDVFSRAQQISGGENIDRAEVELFCTNARFIKLINTTGEEPPSMGQIIERELGNDEIAAIAGPEMPMSLISIYLALSVLSSTSVASADDIIAAVCEKAPTLNNNERLAQVAQELSRAAGGELHNISAVIGGMVAQEIIKIITKQYIPIDNTCIFDGIESRCQVLRL from the exons ATGACAGAGATCTTAGCACAAACGCCTCCTATTCTACACGGCCCTTCGGATAAGGAAAGGAAGTATGATCGTCAGCTCAGATTATGGGCTGCTTCGGGCCAGGCTGCCTTGGAAGCCGCAAATATCCTCTTAATTAACTCGGGGCCTGGCACGGCTGGTATCGAGACTCTGAAGAACCTCGTCCTGCCCG GCATTGGAAAATTTACTATTGCCGACAATGCCCTCGTTCAAGAGGTAGACCTTGGCGtcaacttcttcttggacgAATCCTCACTCGGCAAATCGAGGGCGCAGTGCTGTACTGAGCTACTGCTCGAGCTTAATCCAGAAGTTGATGGATCTTGGAACTCCACAGTGACA GATACCGCCAGCCTCCAAAAACTACTTGACGTACCAGAGATTTTCACCATGATCATGTATAGCCTTCCTTTACAGCCAGAAATGATTCAGGCAATTGAGACATACGGTCGCCAGCATGGGACTCCTCTTGTTGCTATCCACTCCGTTGGATTCTACTCCTACTTTCGAATTGCACTACCGGGCACATTTCCCATTGTTGATACTCACCCGGACGAAACTGCTACGACGGATTTGAGGCTCCTCTCCCCTTGGCCAGAACTCTCTGAGTTTGCCAGTGAAATGACCAAAGACATTGAAAATCTAGACCACCACGAGCATGGCCATATTCCCATGGTTGTAATTTTGCTTTACTACCTCAACATCTGGAAGGAAGAGCACAACGGCGCCTATCCAACAGCTTATAGTGAAAAGACAGCATTTCGGGAGCTGGTATCTAAAGCCATGAGACGGGATAATCCCGAAGGAGGTGAAGAAAACTTTGAggaagctgttgctgccgtTATGAAGCACGTCGTTGCCCCGTCAGTCCCTTCATCGCTAAAACAGGTTTTTGAGTACGAGCACAATGATGAACAGCAGTCTAAATCTAGCTTCTGGATCATTGCTGAGGCCTTGAAACAATTTTATGCCGAACACCAACGCCTACCTGTGGCTGGTGGCTTGCCTGATATGAAGGCACAGTCCAATGTTTACATCCGGCTGCAGAATATTTACAAGGAAAAAGCTCGCCAAGACGCAAACGACGTTTTTTCTAGAGCTCAACAGATATCAGGAGGTGAAAATATTGACCGAGCAGAGGTAGAGCTGTTCTGCACGAATGCTCGGTTCATCAAGCTGATTAATACTACGGGAGAGGAGCCCCCAAGCATGGGACAGATCATAG AGCGAGAACTTGGCAACGACGAGATCGCTGCTATCGCCGGACCAGAAATGCCAATGTCACTAATCTCCATCTACCTTGCCTTGAGCGTCTTGTCATCTACGTCGGTCGCCTCAGCTGATGATATTATTGCTGCAGTTTGTGAAAAGGCCCCTACTCTCAATAACAATGAGCGCCTAGCTCAGGTAGCCCAGGAGTTGTCGCGAGCGGCTGGCGGAGAGCTGCACAACATTTCCGCCGTTATTGGAGGCATGGTGGCGCAGGAGATTATTAAAATCATCACAAAACAATACATTCCGATAGACAACACTTGCATATTTGACGGAATCGAGAGCCGATGCCAGGTATTGCGTTTATAA
- a CDS encoding uncharacterized protein (TransMembrane:1 (o955-974i)): MEKTLLCNSLKCRKELNDRALVTTCSHIFCLECVQKSGLVDQGDQRCTICPVCNVQLPKEEDVALISLNPTEEFKTCVLSGLSPNVIMECAGRAISFWSYQATHDLYYQHHLYKSLKDKHSALWNRYDQVNRDSSAEINNLYDKLKNVTESRDALQRKNDELAGAYQDKSRKLFQTQELYNKVKKKAELSQIEQAAFDAVDNSTRSVPQLSNSKQASNIFRPHSLNGDNERNFPPNLRPRFDATDFSTAPPGSNVQQYESDSRWPRKRPQAYDQIPEARSYRQSASGRLSAEIFRPSVPSNIELTKGDDIRLSGANSPSFPQQPNGWAGVGLTSGLKIGQSAGAEDRHSIQVNVVNHLFLAQFNFPGMDLTTLAVYGTKGIVLDTKKLDMKKLGKPREALSSHPPFAIRRPQPESKNRRKYNVTRPDPDATPTEHGQKLVMRRVQGQSRQYGVILDAGSSGTRVYIYKWKDPAKALKQASASEAHILPKLKLHKSKKIHPGVSTFAENVASVGPDHLKALIDTALDEIPASQVSETPIFLLATAGVRFLPKHQQTSLLEGICTYLKANTQFQLPDCASNIQVISGETEGLYGWIAANYLLGGFDKPDEHAHGKGHHTYGFLDMGGASAQIAFAPNSTEAEKHSNDLKLVRLRRLDGSPAEYKVFTASWLGFGANKARERFVGSLQEQYGSAKGDIPDPCLPKGLRTTLSGEPLSGKASDDALVGTGMFEECLRKTYPLLGKDAPCEDEPCLLNGQHVPAIDFDVNHFIGVSEYWHTTHGVFGQESTVYDLIAYEQEVNNFCSQDWSVIENGLDKRKKTLEEKAENAREACFKASWLINVLYEGIGIPRIGLGDTPSHKVNATKALEKARDKGFLDPFQPIDTIGGVEVSWTLGKMVLYAAGQIPPKESPLPVGFGSNTGSEIPADFEFAGSKPLFSNIDDDYDDDDDDILTGRSMPFSSLLVLMLILLLIAYLLRKSELGSRVINKFRRYRKARSSSFVRRLFGRNSTPYERIMEEGDAAEFELGGTESDETDGSDGGEVSRSVRGSRLAGPRLNFERFDDLRPPSVMDRHGLVVRTESCERLAPSLQMLNAGRRSRTGSPTRLKNSIIPQES; this comes from the exons ATGGAAAAAACACTCCTCTGCAATAGCCTCAAGTGCAGAAAGGAGCTCAACGACCGGGCACTTGTAACGACTTGCAG TCACATATTTTGCCTCGAATGTGTTCAAAAGTCTGGTCTCGTTGACCAAGGGGACCAGAGATGCACCATTTGCCCCGTATGTAACGTCCAGCTGCCTAAAGAGGAAGACGTTGCCCTCATCAGCTTAAACCCTACCGAAGAGTTTAAAACGTGCGTTCTCAGTGGCTTGAGTCCCAATGTAATCATGGAGTGTGCCGGACGAGCCATCAGCTTTTGGTCGTATCAAGCTACACATGATTTATACTATCAACATCACTTATACAAGTCGCTCAAAGACAAACACTCAGCATTGTGGAATCGATATGATCAAGTAAACAGAGATTCATCTGCAGAGATCAATAACTTATACGATAAGCTAAAGA ACGTGACGGAATCACGGGATGCTTTACAACGAAAGAATGACGAACTCGCAGGAGCGTATCAAGACAAAAGTCGCAAGCTGTTTCAGACGCAGGAACTTTACAACAAGGTCAAGAAAAAGGCCGAGTTGAGTCAAATTGAGCAAGCGGCTTTCGACGCCGTGGATAATTCCACTAGATCAGTGCCACAACTTTCAAACAGCAAACAAGCGTCCAACATATTCCGTCCACACAGCTTGAATGGCGATAACGAGCGCAATTTCCCTCCTAACCTTAGGCCAAGATTCGATGCCACCGATTTTTCCACGGCCCCGCCTGGATCAAATGTGCAACAGTACGAGAGTGACAGCCGCTGGCCAAGAAAAAGGCCTCAAGCTTATG ACCAGATCCCAGAAGCTCGATCATACCGTCAAAGCGCAAGCGGTCGACTTTCTGCAGAGATATTTCGCCCTAGTGTTCCCAGTAATATTGAATTGACTAAAGGGGACGACATAAGGCTGTCAGGAGCGAATTCTCCAAGTTTCCCCCAGCAGCCTAATGGATGGGCTGGCGTTGGCCTCACATCTGGGTTAAAGATTGGACAATCAGCCG GAGCCGAAGATAGACACTCTATACAAGTAAACGTAGTGAATCACTTGTTTTTGGCTCAGTTCAACTTCCCAGGAATGGATCTGACGACTCTTGCGGTATATGGCACAAAAGGCATCGTACTGGACACAAAGAAGCTGGACATGAAGAAGCTGGGCAAGCCGAGGGAGGCGTTATCTTCGCACCCGCCTTTCGCCATAAGACGGCCACAACCCGAGAGCAAGAATCGTCGCAAATACAACGTGACGAGACCTGATCCTGATGCGACTCCAACAGAACACGGGCAAAAGCTCGTGATGCGTAGGGTGCAGGGCCAATCAC GTCAATACGGTGTAATTCTCGATGCTGGCTCTTCGGGCACCCGTGTGTACATCTACAAATGGAAAGATCCCGCAAAGGCCCTGAAGCAGGCTTCTGCCTCCGAAGCTCACATATTACCAAAGTTAAAACTCCATAAGAGCAAAAAGATTCACCCGGGCGTTTCTACATTCGCCGAAAATGTCGCCTCCGTCGGTCCTGATCACTTGAAAGCACTTATCGACACAGCCCTCGACGAGATACCAGCATCGCAAGTCTCCGAGACGCCCATCTTCCTCCTTGCAACTGCCGGTGTTCGGTTCCTACCCAAGCACCAGCAGACATCGCTGCTGGAAGGCATATGCACATATCTCAAAGCCAACACGCAATTTCAGCTTCCCGACTGTGCGAGCAATATTCAGGTCATCTCGGGTGAAACAGAGGGCTTGTATGGATGGATCGCTGCCAATTACCTTCTTGGAGGCTTCGACAAGCCTGACGAACATGCACATGGCAAGGGCCACCACACCTATGGTTTTTTGGATATGGGCGGCGCATCCGCGCAAATTGCTTTTGCGCCAAACTCAACAGAGGCAGAAAAGCACTCCAATGATCTCAAGCTGGTTCGACTTCGACGACTGGATGGCTCTCCCGCTGAGTACAAAGTGTTTACGGCTTCTTGGCTAGGCTTTGGTGCTAACAAAGCACGGGAAAGATTTGTTGGGAGTCTACAGGAGCAGTACGGCAGTGCGAAGGGCGATATCCCAGATCCCTGTCTACCCAAAGGCTTGCGGACCACACTCTCGGGCGAGCCGCTCTCTGGTAAGGCATCAGACGATGCGCTTGTTGGCACTGGCATGTTTGAGGAGTGTCTGCGCAAAACTTACCCGTTGCTTGGCAAGGATGCTCCGTGCGAAGACGAGCCGTGTTTACTCAATGGTCAACATGTGCCTGCAATTGACTTTGATGTAAACCATTTCATTGGCGTTTCCGAGTACTGGCACACGACACATGGCGTCTTTGGCCAAGAGAGCACGGTCTACGATTTGATTGCGTACGAGCAAGAGGTCAATAATTTTTGCAGTCAAGATTGGTCGGTCATTGAAAACGGGCTTGACAAGCGAAAAAAGACTTTGGAGGAAAAGGCCGAGAACGCCCGAGAGGCCTGTTTCAAGGCGTCTTGGCTGATCAATGTGCTATACGAGGGTATTGGCATCCCCCGCATTGGCTTAGGAGATACTCCCAGCCACAAAGTCAATGCAACCAAAGCGCTGGAAAAAGCTAGAGACAAGGGATTCTTGGATCCTTTCCAGCCAATTGATACGATTGGCGGCGTCGAAGTCAGCTGGACCTTGGGCAAAATGGTTCTCTACGCCGCTGGACAAATCCCTCCCAAAGAGTCGCCGCTTCCTGTTGGATTCGGAAGCAATACAGGATCCGAAATCCCGGCTGATTTTGAATTTGCCGGGTCCAAGCCACTATTTTCAAATATAGATGACGActatgacgatgacgacgatgacatTCTTACGGGTCGGTCTATGCCCTTCTCCAGCctgttggtgttgatgttgatCCTGCTCCTTATTGCCTATCTCCTAAGGAAAAGCGAATTAGGGTCCAGAGTGATTAACAAGTTCCGGCGTTACCGCAAGGCCAGGAGCTCGTCTTTTGTGAGAAGGCTCTTTGGCAGAAACTCTACGCCATATGAAAGAATAATGGAAGAGGGGGATGCGGCAGAGTTCGAGCTGGGAGGCACAGAGTCTGACGAAACCGATGGTTCGGATGGTGGCGAGGTGTCAAGATCCGTTCGAGGTTCTCGCTTAGCTGGACCGAGACTGAATTTTGAGCGATTTGACGACCTCAGGCCACCGTCAGTGATGGACAGGCATGGCCTTGTTGTACGAACGGAGAGCTGCGAACGACTGGCCCCTTCACTCCAGATGCTGAATGCTGGCCGTCGCAGTAGGACTGGCAGTCCGACACGGTTGAAGAATTCAATAATACCCCAAGAGAGCTAG
- a CDS encoding uncharacterized protein (EggNog:ENOG41): MAMEAFFNHSSTTPRAIMRLFKYLEDRPSFSSPDAIIPTVDLEIRLELIKDICEKYETANIETLHFTKLQLSALLIMPLDTLRLAKQMPSLISTWLPTDLYPRFMMQGKLLDSQAGSGGTSEVSASASVNSSASVHRNAREREKPPYKDAVEEMIQNLTDKQDTIPGFSVFKDSSARELETGETFDILLEKEDAEKMKVVLDVQWAVVRLSAFSGAAGDWELDDTPDGEGGAGGSAVAERVESWIEDLPSSTPH, from the exons ATGGCTATGGAAGCCTTTTTTAACCACAGCTCTACAACCCCAAGAGCAATAATGCGACTATTCAAGTATCTTGAAGATAGACCAAGCTTTTCATCGCCAGATGCCATCATCCCGACGGTAGATCTTGAAATCAGGCTTGAacttattaaagatatttgcGAGAAATACGAGACGGCGAATATTGAGACACTTCACTTCACAAAACTTCAGCTATCTGCCCTCTTGATAATGCCCTTGGATACTCTTCGACTAGCAAAGCAGATGCCATCGCTTATTTCGACATGGCTTCCCACTGATCTGTATCCACGTTTCA TGATGCAAGGGAAACTCCTCGATAGTCAGGCTGGAAGTGGTGGCACATCTGAAGTATCAGCCTCTGCATCAGTCAACAGCTCTGCAAGTGTTCATCGAAATGCGAGAGAACGAGAAAAA CCTCCTTACAAGGATGCTGTGGAGGAGATGATCCAAAACTTGACTGATAAGCAAGACACTATTCCCGGCTTCTCTGTTTTCAAGGATAGCTCCGCTCGTGAGCTTGAAACAGGAGAAACATTTGATATCTTGttggagaaagaagatgcagaAAAGATGAAGGTTGTCCTAGATGTTCAGTGGGCTGTTGTTAGACTTTCAGCTTTTTcgggagctgctggagactGGGAACTTGACGATACCCcagatggagaaggaggcgCGGGAGgttctgctgttgctgaacGGGTTGAGAGCTGGATTGAAGACCTCCCTTCATCTACGCCGCATTAG
- a CDS encoding uncharacterized protein (EggNog:ENOG41~antiSMASH:Cluster_3.3), whose amino-acid sequence MSGPLFGIVPAGQPLITDPTSAPSPTSFLYALPTTKPFSHIVVFLLPNVVLPDNSAAAIYLTTVRDVAAASQANTTPDFRFLGGIGPGKESAMFKIGADASGSGFMIGVSIESADSVGTRLQELAANKANSGSGSGTSTSGATSTTTAVLAQRIIQNAFNFLASFSGTAGPGGVEVVPLRAFEDWWRKFESRVRSDPSFLERQAD is encoded by the coding sequence atgtCCGGCCCTCTCTTCGGCATCGTCCCCGCCGGCCAGCCTCTCATCACCGACCCAACCTCAGCGCCATCCCCCACCTCATTCCTCTATGCCCTCCCCACGACAAAGCCCTTCTCCcacatcgtcgtcttcctcctcccaaACGTCGTCCTGCCAGACAACTCCGCCGCAGCCATATACCTCACCACCGTCCGcgacgtcgccgccgcctcgcAGGCCAACACGACGCCCGATTTCCGCTTCCTGGGCGGCATCGGCCCCGGCAAGGAGAGCGCAATGTTCAAGATCGGCGCCGACGCCAGCGGTAGCGGCTTCATGATTGGCGTCTCAATCGAGTCTGCCGATTCGGTCGGCACGCGCCTGCAGGAGCTCGCCGCCAACAAGGCGAATAGCGGTAGCGGCAGCGGCACATCAACATCAGGTGCGACGTCAACAACCACCGCCGTTCTCGCCCAGCGCATCATCCAAAACGCCTTCAACTTCCTCGCCAGCTTCAGCGGGACTGCTGGCCCTGGTGGCGTTGAAGTTGTTCCTCTTCGGGCCTTTGAAGACTGGTGGCGCAAATTTGAGTCTCGAGTCCGTTCAGATCCCAGCTTCCTCGAGAGGCAGGCCGATtga